One part of the Alistipes onderdonkii genome encodes these proteins:
- a CDS encoding gliding motility lipoprotein GldH, which yields MIRARDIAARRAAAGTLRQTAGIPGSTATQAGAMQPCTTQPCATQPGTTWFHTPRSGRAASGTTAYRDRTGSAFRKVRRAVLLSTAAFAAGCVSPHGAAVTDVNASGWDAPAAIVFTNTDTTTLRDMDLFLRYDDRMDEDTLTVRIAVVTPDSLRHEEAFRLTLPAAHTPAALSREADLPYRRRIRFARTGDYCITVTPGRPVKGVEAVGINIVKSE from the coding sequence GTGATACGGGCACGTGACATAGCGGCACGTCGCGCAGCAGCCGGAACGCTTCGGCAGACGGCCGGCATTCCGGGAAGCACAGCCACGCAGGCCGGAGCAATGCAGCCCTGTACGACACAACCCTGCGCAACACAACCCGGCACAACGTGGTTCCATACGCCGAGGTCGGGCAGGGCAGCGTCCGGCACAACCGCATACCGGGATCGGACGGGCAGCGCATTCCGGAAAGTCCGTCGGGCAGTACTCCTTTCCACCGCGGCCTTTGCCGCAGGCTGCGTGTCACCCCACGGAGCCGCGGTGACCGATGTGAATGCCTCGGGCTGGGACGCCCCCGCCGCCATCGTCTTCACCAACACAGATACGACGACGCTGCGTGACATGGATTTGTTCCTGCGCTACGACGACCGCATGGACGAAGACACGCTGACGGTACGCATAGCAGTCGTCACACCCGATTCGCTCCGGCACGAAGAGGCTTTCCGGCTCACACTCCCGGCCGCGCACACTCCGGCCGCCCTGTCGCGCGAGGCCGACCTCCCCTATCGCCGCCGCATCCGCTTCGCCCGCACGGGCGACTACTGCATAACCGTCACACCCGGCCGCCCGGTGAAGGGCGTCGAGGCCGTCGGCATAAATATCGTAAAAAGCGAATAA
- a CDS encoding stage 0 sporulation family protein encodes MDTEKQYTKKCKPEVGRGCSFCDCGAECEAKLCDGCFKLHETAWLEEYPENIPTDIVEVRFKNTRRSFYQNANNLQLKRGDIVAVEASPGHDIGVVSLTGDLVARQMRRTGFNPYNGEFKKVYRKAKPYDIEKWQEAIALEHETMIASRQIAADMGLNMKIGDVEYQGDKIKAIFYYIADERVDFRELIKVFAERFHIRIEMKQIGARQEAGRIGGLGACGRELCCASWMSSFSSVTTGAARAQEISLNPQKLAGQCSKLKCCMMYEYDTYVDARKEFPRLREPLQAIDGEYFLVKSDILAGTMTFSSSKDAMVNVTTLPVSRVREIMALNRAGKKVDQLQHADDIRPIAEEPTYRSEEDSITRFDSAKRRNKRGRNRGKQNGQEGQNGQPSQETGQERRQAQPGQQPQQERPERRQRRSDRSRNGENRNGEGRSNENRNNGEGRNGGDRRNGNRNEAAPRNNGNGNNGGNNGAEGNTNGGERREGGNRRNNRNRRRPGGERREGGSDNGSGSNGGSNE; translated from the coding sequence ATGGACACCGAAAAACAATATACGAAAAAGTGTAAACCCGAAGTCGGCCGCGGATGCAGTTTCTGCGATTGCGGCGCAGAGTGCGAGGCGAAACTCTGCGACGGGTGTTTCAAGCTCCACGAAACGGCGTGGCTCGAGGAGTACCCCGAGAATATCCCGACCGACATCGTGGAGGTGCGGTTCAAGAACACGCGCCGCTCGTTCTACCAGAACGCCAACAACCTGCAGCTCAAGCGGGGCGACATCGTGGCGGTCGAGGCATCGCCCGGACACGACATCGGCGTCGTTTCGCTCACGGGCGACCTGGTAGCACGCCAGATGCGCCGCACGGGATTCAACCCCTACAACGGCGAGTTCAAGAAGGTTTACCGCAAGGCCAAACCCTACGACATCGAGAAATGGCAGGAGGCCATTGCCCTCGAACACGAGACGATGATCGCTTCGCGCCAGATTGCCGCCGACATGGGACTCAACATGAAGATCGGCGACGTGGAGTACCAGGGGGACAAGATCAAGGCTATTTTCTACTATATCGCCGACGAGCGTGTCGATTTTCGCGAACTGATCAAGGTCTTCGCCGAGCGGTTCCACATCCGCATCGAAATGAAGCAGATCGGCGCACGCCAGGAAGCCGGGCGCATCGGCGGGCTGGGTGCCTGCGGGCGCGAGCTGTGCTGCGCATCGTGGATGTCGAGCTTCTCGAGCGTCACGACGGGTGCCGCCCGTGCACAGGAGATTTCGCTCAATCCCCAGAAACTGGCCGGGCAGTGCTCGAAGCTCAAATGCTGCATGATGTACGAATACGACACCTATGTCGACGCCCGCAAGGAGTTCCCGCGCCTGCGTGAGCCGTTGCAGGCCATCGACGGCGAATATTTCCTCGTCAAAAGCGACATCCTCGCCGGCACGATGACCTTCTCGTCAAGCAAGGATGCGATGGTCAATGTCACTACGCTGCCCGTGTCGCGCGTGCGCGAAATCATGGCGCTGAACCGTGCGGGCAAGAAGGTCGACCAGCTGCAGCACGCCGACGACATCCGCCCGATAGCCGAGGAGCCGACCTACCGCTCCGAAGAGGACAGCATCACCCGTTTCGACTCGGCCAAACGGCGCAACAAGCGCGGCCGCAACCGGGGCAAACAGAACGGGCAGGAGGGGCAGAACGGACAACCTTCCCAGGAAACAGGACAGGAGCGCCGCCAGGCTCAGCCGGGGCAGCAGCCCCAGCAGGAGCGCCCCGAACGCCGCCAGCGGCGCAGCGACCGTTCCCGCAACGGGGAGAACCGTAACGGGGAAGGCCGCAGCAACGAGAACCGGAACAACGGGGAGGGCCGCAACGGCGGTGACCGCCGCAACGGGAACCGCAATGAGGCAGCTCCCCGCAACAATGGCAACGGCAACAACGGAGGCAACAACGGCGCAGAGGGCAATACAAATGGCGGGGAACGCCGCGAAGGTGGCAACAGGCGAAACAACCGCAACCGCCGCCGTCCGGGAGGCGAACGCCGCGAAGGGGGCAGCGACAACGGCAGCGGAAGCAACGGGGGTTCAAACGAATAG
- a CDS encoding MATE family efflux transporter, whose amino-acid sequence MYSFSKYKDQYKSNLRLALPVVLTQLGQILTQVADNLMVGRYGGDDPVPLAAVSFGGAVFFILFIAAIGIALGMTPLVGELYAQGDREKSAGLLQNGILFYTLLGFAMAAVQYAVIPLMYHLGQPVEVVDMAIPYYKMLVFSMPFVMLFFAFKQFLEGVGNTKVEMVVTIIANLANIGFNAVFIYGRFGLPEMGAEGAGLGTLLSRIIAPILMIGYFYNRHKYRGYLDGFSPRNYSWATVKNLLHMGLPISMQMFLEASAFVGTGIMMGWFGKETMSANQIAVTIGNCAFMIVMSIGAATTIRVSHCYGARNIGELSLAAKASYHLVLAWNAFAALVFITMRNIIPTFFSTNPEVIAIASQLLVFAALYQLSDGIQNVSVGILRGIQDVKIIMPIAFVSYWLLNLPVGYLFGFTLGMGPTGLFLGFSFGLSAAAVMMIVRIRRSVRKLRLGN is encoded by the coding sequence ATGTACAGTTTCTCGAAATACAAAGACCAGTACAAGTCCAACCTGCGGCTGGCGCTGCCCGTCGTACTGACGCAATTGGGACAGATCCTCACGCAGGTGGCCGACAACCTGATGGTAGGCCGCTACGGCGGCGACGACCCCGTGCCGCTGGCCGCCGTATCGTTCGGCGGGGCGGTGTTCTTCATCCTTTTCATCGCCGCCATCGGCATCGCGCTGGGCATGACGCCCCTCGTGGGGGAACTCTACGCGCAGGGCGACCGCGAGAAGTCGGCCGGGCTGCTGCAAAACGGCATCCTGTTCTACACGCTGCTCGGGTTCGCGATGGCCGCCGTACAATATGCCGTCATCCCGCTCATGTACCACCTCGGCCAGCCCGTCGAGGTCGTCGACATGGCCATTCCCTACTACAAGATGCTGGTATTCAGCATGCCGTTCGTCATGCTCTTCTTCGCCTTCAAGCAATTCCTCGAAGGCGTGGGCAACACCAAGGTCGAGATGGTCGTGACGATCATCGCCAACCTGGCCAACATCGGCTTCAACGCGGTGTTCATCTACGGCCGCTTCGGCCTTCCCGAGATGGGTGCCGAAGGCGCCGGGCTGGGTACGCTGCTCTCACGCATCATCGCCCCGATCCTGATGATCGGCTACTTCTACAACCGCCACAAATACCGCGGCTACCTCGACGGGTTCTCGCCCCGCAACTATTCGTGGGCCACGGTGAAGAACCTGCTGCACATGGGGCTTCCGATCTCGATGCAGATGTTCCTCGAAGCCTCGGCGTTCGTCGGCACGGGGATCATGATGGGCTGGTTCGGCAAGGAGACCATGAGCGCCAACCAGATCGCCGTCACGATCGGCAACTGCGCCTTCATGATCGTCATGTCGATCGGTGCGGCCACCACCATCCGCGTGTCGCACTGCTACGGTGCCCGCAACATCGGGGAGCTGTCGCTGGCGGCCAAGGCGTCGTACCACCTGGTACTGGCCTGGAACGCTTTTGCAGCGCTGGTCTTCATCACCATGCGCAACATCATCCCGACGTTCTTCTCGACCAACCCCGAGGTGATCGCCATCGCTTCGCAACTGCTGGTCTTCGCGGCGCTCTACCAGCTTTCGGACGGCATCCAGAATGTTTCGGTGGGTATTCTGCGCGGCATACAGGACGTGAAGATCATCATGCCGATCGCCTTCGTATCCTACTGGCTGCTGAACCTGCCGGTGGGTTACCTGTTCGGCTTCACGCTCGGCATGGGGCCGACGGGGCTTTTCCTCGGCTTCTCGTTCGGCCTGTCGGCCGCGGCCGTGATGATGATCGTCCGCATCCGGCGCAGCGTCCGCAAGCTCCGCCTGGGCAATTGA
- a CDS encoding sensor histidine kinase — protein sequence MRPLSIKALASGLVMFLFPYAAISACTGSAHADSLLTLLPQTHDAAGRERIYVLLADLSGDSLELAAPYWEAALAEAHKAGDTYGCKDALDFLVRKFADRDTRRAEKYIALSDSILPGSRHALFRSSLYAYYLWKQMNDNNSIETVTRALEELKGKNRDQLTPEERIEWEFLTGLAIDFSSISTEAYGNIPKAIPYVEQALEKLGKYPLEERLHLEKICHDELSDLYMLCKDKRAEEQIGQCIDLHRKWLAMDDRFERPHRDTTGYMMRAYAKMVYLRDLIPEEKVSDYYQKCMELARAKCDTAEIYSTSARYYQYMGDNERAVAYIDSTITAYKRAGIKADFAPIYATQSYLYEAMGEYKKALGAVREANNIRFNKRVEEAQSSLAEMQTLFDVDQLEFEKSRLTGRIRFIALLAGGILVLLLIGWSIYQYAMVQRLKQIRRQLIDANKEITRQSRRAMESEKMKTAFINSMCHEIRTPLNAINGFSDLLLEGDHDHNTRREFREQIWASTTALTTLLENMLELSRLVSSEEPLPLAETDLGLLCAERLQIQRELSQNPSVEYILKGGGRGTCVIPTNETYMTRVIDNLLQNAAKFTATGSITVCCEKDDRERRFHILVADTGIGIAPDKQEWVFDRFTKVDSFKPGSGIGLYLCRLIVTRLGGAIRVCPDYRAGCCIEITLPY from the coding sequence ATGCGTCCGCTTTCCATAAAGGCCCTTGCGTCAGGGCTCGTCATGTTCCTGTTTCCGTATGCCGCAATATCGGCATGCACCGGATCGGCGCATGCCGACAGCCTTCTTACGCTCCTGCCGCAAACACACGATGCTGCCGGGCGGGAACGGATATACGTGCTGCTGGCCGACCTGAGCGGCGACAGCCTCGAACTGGCCGCACCCTATTGGGAAGCGGCACTCGCCGAAGCACACAAGGCCGGGGATACCTACGGATGCAAAGATGCGCTGGACTTTCTGGTTCGTAAATTCGCCGACCGCGACACCCGGCGGGCCGAGAAATACATCGCCCTCTCGGACAGCATCCTCCCGGGTTCCCGCCACGCCCTGTTCCGTTCGTCGCTTTACGCGTACTACCTCTGGAAACAGATGAACGACAACAATTCGATCGAAACGGTAACGCGTGCGCTGGAAGAACTCAAAGGCAAAAACCGCGATCAGCTCACACCCGAGGAGCGCATCGAATGGGAATTCCTGACAGGCCTCGCCATCGACTTTTCGTCGATCTCGACCGAAGCCTACGGCAACATCCCCAAGGCGATCCCCTATGTGGAGCAGGCACTGGAGAAACTCGGGAAATACCCGCTCGAAGAGCGGCTCCACCTGGAAAAGATTTGCCACGACGAGCTCTCCGACCTCTATATGCTCTGCAAAGACAAGCGCGCCGAAGAGCAGATCGGGCAATGCATCGACCTGCATCGCAAATGGCTGGCGATGGACGACCGTTTCGAACGGCCTCACCGCGACACGACGGGCTACATGATGCGCGCCTACGCCAAAATGGTTTACCTGCGCGACCTGATCCCGGAAGAAAAGGTAAGCGATTATTACCAAAAATGCATGGAGCTGGCCCGCGCCAAATGCGACACGGCCGAAATATACAGCACAAGTGCCCGCTATTACCAGTATATGGGCGACAATGAACGGGCCGTGGCTTATATCGACTCGACCATAACCGCCTATAAACGCGCAGGTATAAAAGCGGATTTCGCGCCTATCTATGCCACGCAATCCTACCTGTACGAGGCAATGGGGGAATATAAAAAAGCCCTCGGAGCGGTGCGGGAAGCCAACAACATCCGTTTCAACAAGCGGGTAGAAGAGGCGCAAAGCAGCCTTGCCGAAATGCAGACCTTGTTCGACGTCGACCAATTGGAATTCGAAAAGTCCCGGCTGACCGGCCGCATACGATTCATCGCCCTGCTTGCCGGCGGCATCCTGGTGTTGCTGCTCATCGGCTGGAGTATCTACCAGTACGCCATGGTTCAACGGCTGAAGCAGATCAGGCGGCAGTTGATCGACGCCAACAAAGAGATAACCCGCCAAAGCCGCCGCGCCATGGAGAGCGAAAAGATGAAAACAGCCTTCATCAACTCGATGTGCCACGAAATCCGCACGCCGCTCAACGCCATCAACGGGTTCTCGGATCTACTGCTCGAAGGCGACCACGACCACAATACGCGGCGCGAATTCCGCGAACAGATATGGGCCAGCACGACCGCGCTGACCACCCTGCTGGAGAACATGCTCGAACTGTCGCGGCTCGTCAGCTCCGAAGAGCCCCTGCCGCTCGCCGAAACCGATCTCGGCCTGCTGTGTGCCGAGCGGCTGCAAATCCAGCGTGAACTTTCCCAAAACCCGTCGGTAGAGTACATCCTCAAGGGGGGGGGTCGCGGCACCTGCGTCATCCCGACCAATGAAACCTACATGACGCGCGTAATCGACAACCTGTTGCAGAACGCCGCCAAATTCACCGCAACGGGTTCCATCACGGTCTGCTGCGAAAAGGACGACCGTGAACGTCGGTTCCATATCCTCGTGGCCGATACCGGCATAGGCATCGCCCCGGACAAGCAGGAATGGGTGTTCGACCGCTTCACCAAGGTAGATTCTTTCAAACCCGGGTCGGGCATCGGCCTGTACCTCTGCCGCCTGATCGTCACACGGCTCGGGGGCGCAATCCGCGTATGCCCCGACTACCGCGCGGGCTGCTGCATCGAAATCACGCTTCCATACTGA
- a CDS encoding ATP-dependent Clp protease ATP-binding subunit: MQVKISKTLEGIIARAAFNTTKAGIDHSLKDFLMLEMLREEGSLAYQLLSSRLKDWELYQVRLRIEREVLGSRLREKTGPEEFYRAFTDELCAVSGATRSVSTAHALRAIVGDRSTATSRVLEMYGITGEVVSEDIKKFAAGDDFRTEIQVHMLDFGEENKPEEKNTSHVLDKFGVNLTQMAREGKIDPVVGREQEIERVVQILSRRKKNNPILIGEAGVGKSAIIEGLALRIAGGEVPYTIADKTLFSLDVSSLVAGTKFRGEFEERMQQLLDELRKAKDTIIFIDEIHTIVGAGSTQGSLDTANILKPALARGELQTIGATTLDEYRENIESDSALERRFQKVVVEPTTPEQTLQILRNIAPHYEQHHKVRYTEEALQACVELTGRYITDRFFPDKAIDVLDEAGSRIHLQSAREPAELRQMETALDQVRRERREAVKELVYEKAASARLREIALRSKLGESRNEWQRSLETNPVEITAEHIQQVITSMTGIPAERISGGELTRLQTLCQHLSQRVVGQQEAVEKISRTIRRSRAGLKDENRPIGVFLFVGPTGVGKTLLAKEVSKWLFDEQRGLIRIDMSEYSEKHNVARLIGSPPGYVGYGEGGQLTEAVRRQPYAVILFDEIEKAHPEVFNSMLQIFDEGHLTDGSGRKVDFRNTIIIMTSNVGSRNVVKKSVQVGYSTVSKSATASAMPQCEYRKALEQTFAPEFLNRIDDIVLFRTLELSDVERIIELELQGLFERTRRLGYKVKITDGAKRRLAAMGYESRYGVRSLKRTLMDNVEEPLSTLIIDGKLHEGDTVVVESDKSHGVKLRVA, encoded by the coding sequence ATGCAAGTAAAAATTTCAAAGACGCTCGAGGGCATCATCGCCCGCGCGGCGTTTAATACGACCAAGGCAGGAATCGACCACTCGTTGAAGGATTTTCTCATGCTGGAGATGCTCCGCGAAGAGGGATCACTCGCCTACCAGCTTTTATCCTCCCGCCTGAAGGACTGGGAGCTCTACCAGGTACGCCTGCGTATCGAACGCGAGGTATTGGGGTCGAGGCTGCGTGAGAAAACGGGCCCCGAAGAGTTTTACCGCGCCTTTACCGACGAGTTGTGCGCCGTATCGGGCGCCACGCGGAGCGTTTCTACGGCCCACGCGCTGCGAGCCATCGTCGGCGACCGCTCGACCGCGACATCGCGCGTACTCGAAATGTACGGCATCACGGGCGAAGTCGTATCCGAAGACATCAAGAAATTCGCCGCCGGCGACGACTTCCGCACGGAGATACAGGTACACATGCTCGACTTCGGCGAGGAAAACAAACCCGAAGAGAAAAACACATCGCACGTGCTCGACAAGTTCGGCGTAAACCTCACGCAGATGGCCCGCGAGGGCAAGATCGACCCCGTCGTGGGGCGCGAGCAGGAGATCGAGCGCGTAGTCCAGATACTCTCGCGCCGCAAGAAGAACAACCCGATCCTGATCGGCGAGGCGGGCGTAGGCAAGAGCGCCATCATCGAAGGGCTGGCACTGCGCATCGCAGGCGGCGAGGTGCCCTACACCATCGCCGACAAGACGCTCTTCTCGCTCGACGTATCGTCGCTCGTGGCGGGCACGAAGTTCCGCGGCGAATTCGAGGAGCGTATGCAGCAATTGCTCGACGAACTGCGCAAGGCCAAGGACACGATCATATTCATCGACGAGATACACACCATCGTGGGTGCCGGTTCTACGCAGGGCAGCCTCGACACGGCCAACATCCTCAAACCAGCACTCGCCCGGGGCGAACTGCAGACCATCGGCGCCACGACGCTCGACGAATACCGCGAGAACATCGAAAGCGACTCGGCGCTCGAGCGCCGGTTCCAGAAGGTCGTCGTCGAGCCCACGACACCCGAGCAGACGCTCCAGATACTGCGCAACATCGCACCCCACTACGAGCAGCACCACAAGGTGCGCTATACGGAAGAGGCGTTGCAGGCCTGCGTGGAACTCACCGGGCGCTACATCACCGACCGCTTCTTCCCGGACAAGGCGATCGACGTGCTGGACGAGGCGGGCTCGCGCATACACCTGCAATCGGCGCGCGAACCGGCCGAACTGCGCCAGATGGAGACCGCACTCGACCAAGTGCGGCGCGAACGCCGCGAGGCGGTCAAAGAACTGGTCTACGAAAAGGCCGCCTCGGCACGCCTGCGCGAAATCGCACTCCGTTCGAAACTGGGCGAAAGCCGCAACGAATGGCAGCGGTCGCTCGAAACCAACCCCGTGGAGATCACGGCCGAGCATATCCAGCAGGTCATCACCTCGATGACGGGCATCCCCGCCGAGCGCATCTCGGGCGGAGAGCTGACCCGCCTGCAAACCCTCTGCCAGCACCTTTCGCAGCGTGTCGTAGGGCAGCAGGAGGCCGTCGAAAAGATCTCGCGCACGATCCGCCGCTCGCGGGCCGGGCTCAAGGACGAGAACCGCCCGATCGGGGTATTCCTCTTCGTCGGCCCCACGGGCGTGGGCAAGACACTGCTCGCCAAGGAGGTTTCGAAATGGCTCTTCGACGAACAGCGCGGGCTGATCCGCATCGACATGAGCGAATACAGCGAGAAACACAACGTCGCCCGGCTGATCGGCTCGCCCCCGGGTTATGTCGGCTACGGCGAGGGCGGACAGCTCACCGAGGCGGTACGCCGCCAGCCCTATGCCGTGATCCTGTTCGACGAGATCGAGAAAGCGCACCCCGAGGTCTTCAACTCGATGCTGCAGATCTTCGACGAGGGGCATCTCACCGACGGTTCTGGCCGCAAGGTGGACTTCCGCAACACGATCATCATCATGACCTCGAACGTCGGGTCGCGCAACGTGGTCAAGAAATCGGTGCAGGTAGGTTACAGCACCGTGTCGAAGAGCGCCACGGCCTCCGCAATGCCCCAGTGCGAATACCGCAAGGCTCTCGAGCAGACCTTCGCCCCGGAGTTCCTGAACCGGATCGACGACATCGTATTGTTCCGCACGCTGGAACTGAGCGATGTGGAGCGTATCATCGAGCTGGAGTTGCAGGGGCTCTTCGAACGCACGCGCCGCCTGGGCTACAAGGTGAAGATCACCGACGGCGCCAAACGCCGCCTGGCGGCCATGGGCTACGAATCGCGCTACGGAGTCCGCTCGCTCAAGCGTACGCTGATGGACAATGTCGAGGAACCGCTTTCGACGCTGATCATCGACGGCAAACTCCACGAAGGCGACACGGTCGTCGTCGAATCGGACAAATCGCACGGCGTAAAACTGCGCGTGGCATGA